One genomic region from Anabaena sp. PCC 7108 encodes:
- a CDS encoding CPP1-like family protein translates to MSDQNPYEKLGVSEDASFDEIQDARNRLLEQPGSGDGNRLELIEAAYDAILMERLRMRQEGKIKVPERIRFPEMRVQSPPKESPIPREHSPAWLQQMLDQPTLSDVLLPGACYLGLSAISIFYAADNDQILQIALVVGIGISIYFLNRKESRFGRAVLFTLITLSIGLIAGGLISTSSLLQQIPFMRLMPNQFSTVLTFILMWLISSFLR, encoded by the coding sequence ATGAGCGATCAAAATCCCTACGAAAAACTTGGGGTGTCAGAAGATGCTAGCTTCGATGAAATTCAGGATGCTCGCAATCGCCTATTGGAGCAACCTGGTAGTGGCGATGGTAATAGATTAGAACTAATTGAAGCAGCTTATGATGCTATTTTAATGGAGCGTTTACGGATGCGCCAGGAAGGGAAAATTAAAGTGCCTGAGCGTATCCGATTTCCGGAAATGCGAGTGCAATCTCCTCCGAAAGAAAGTCCTATCCCTCGTGAGCATTCACCAGCATGGCTACAGCAAATGTTGGATCAACCAACACTATCAGATGTGTTATTGCCAGGAGCTTGTTATCTAGGTTTAAGTGCTATCAGCATTTTTTATGCTGCTGATAACGACCAGATTTTACAAATAGCTCTGGTGGTTGGCATAGGAATTAGCATTTACTTTCTCAATCGCAAGGAAAGCAGATTTGGTCGTGCAGTTTTGTTCACACTGATCACTCTAAGTATTGGCTTAATTGCTGGCGGACTGATTTCTACCTCTTCATTGCTGCAACAAATACCATTTATGAGGCTAATGCCAAATCAGTTTTCAACAGTACTAACGTTTATACTGATGTGGTTAATTAGCAGCTTTCTTCGGTAA